One Nicotiana sylvestris chromosome 12, ASM39365v2, whole genome shotgun sequence genomic window carries:
- the LOC138882751 gene encoding uncharacterized protein: protein MAFGVSAPYNQTPQYESPVENEKPTTTVEPDEMDRKMKSLEQNIKNIQGLGGHKCVSFSDLCMFPHIHLPRGFKTPKFEKYDGHDDPITHLKRYCNQLRGAEGKEVLLMAYFGEILVGKKMIESFREYAIKWREKAARVKPPMDNHELINVFLEAQKPDYFKNMMSAMGRPFVEAIKIGEMVENGLKTGRIVSQAALKSTTQAIQNGSGGLANRKKRDEGSMMASGSREVQRGASHPYVQV, encoded by the exons ATGGCTTTCGGGGTCTCGGCTCCATACAATCAGACTCCCCAGTATGAGTCACCAGTGGAAAATGAAAAGCCTACCACGACGGTTGAGCCAGATGAGATGGACAGGAAAATGAAAAGTCTTGAACAGAATATAAAGAATATACAGGGACTAGGTGGTCACAAATGTGTTTCATTTagtgatctatgcatgttccctcacatccatttgccacgagggttcaagaccccaaaatttgagaaatatgatggacaCGACGACCCTATCACCCACTtaaaaaggtactgcaaccagctGAGGGGTGCAGAAGGAAAGGAAGTGCTGCTGATGGCTTACTTTGGGGAAATCCTTGTGGGG AAAAAGATGATCGAAAGTTTTAGGGAGTATGCCATCAAGTGGAGGGAGAAAgcggctagagttaagccacccatggataacCACGAGTTGATCAATGTTTTTCTGGAGGCTCAAAAGCCTGATTACTTTAAGAACATGATGTCCGCGATGGGTAGACCTTTTGtagaagcaatcaagataggggaAATGGTCGAAAATGGCCTCAAGACTGGAAGAATTGTAAGTCAAGCTGCTCTCAAATCCACCACCCAAGCCATCCAAAATGGGTCAGGAGGTTTGGcaaatagaaagaagagagaTGAAGGGTCCATGATGGCTTCGGGATCTAGGGAAGTTCAAAGAGGGGCATCACACCCTTATGTGCAAGTTTAG